A DNA window from Camelina sativa cultivar DH55 chromosome 13, Cs, whole genome shotgun sequence contains the following coding sequences:
- the LOC104736189 gene encoding L-ascorbate oxidase-like isoform X1, with translation MAVTMWWLLLLITVVVVAFHSASASVIESTWEVEYKYWWPDCKEGIVMAINGQFPGPTIDAVAGDTAIIHVVNKLSTEGVVIHWHGIRQYGTPWADGAAGVTQCPINPGETFTYKFIVDKAGTHFYHGHYGMQRSAGLYGMLIVRSPKERLRYDGEFNLLLSDWWHQSIHAQELALSSRPMRWIGEPQSLLINGRGQFNCSQAAYFNKGGEKDVCTFKENDQCAPHTLRVEPNRVYRLRIASTTALASLNLAVEGHQLVVVEADGNYVAPFTVNDIDIYSGETYSVLLKTNALPSKKYWISVGVRGREPKTPQALTVLNYVNATDSRPSHPPPVTPTWNDTERSKSFSKKIFAAKGYPKPPEKSHDQLILLNTQNRYEDYTKWSINNVSLTVPTTPYLGSIRYGLTSAYDLKSPAKKFTADGYDIMKPPANPNTTKGSGIYSFPLGIVVDVILQNANVLKGVVSEMHPWHIHGHDFWVLGYGDGKFKPGVDEKTYNSKNPPLRNTVVLYPYGWTALRFVTDNPGVWFFHCHNEPHLHMGMGVVFAEGVNRIGKMDIPDEALGCGLTRKWLMNRGRP, from the exons ATGGCCGTAACTATGTGGTGGCTACTATTACTAATTACGGTGGTTGTAGTGGCGTTTCACTCGGCGTCCGCCTCAGTAATAGAATCAACATGGGAGGTTGAATATAAGTACTGGTGGCCAGATTGTAAAGAAGGCATCGTTATGGCCATCAACGGCCAGTTTCCGGGGCCAACGATAGACGCCGTCGCCGGAGACACTGCCATCATCCACGTCGTTAACAAACTCTCAACCGAAGGCGTTGTTATCCATTGGCACGGCATACGTCAG TATGGGACGCCATGGGCAGATGGAGCAGCGGGTGTGACACAGTGTCCTATTAACCCTGGCGAAACTTTCACTTACAAGTTCATTGTCGATAAG GCGGGAACACATTTCTACCATGGACACTATGGGATGCAGCGATCAGCGGGACTATACGGAATGTTGATAGTGAGATCACCCAAAGAGAGGTTACGTTACGATGGAGAGTTTAATCTGCTGCTTAGCGACTGGTGGCACCAAAGCATTCACGCGCAAGAACTCGCTCTTTCTTCTCGTCCTATGCGTTGGATCGGCGAACCACAAAGCTTGTTGATCAATGGAAGAGGACAGTTCAATTGCTCACAAGCGGCCTATTTTAACAAAGGAGGAGAAAAAGATGTGTGCACCTTTAAAGAAAATGACCAGTGTGCACCTCATACTCTACGGGTCGAGCCCAATAGAGTTTACCGTCTTAGAATCGCTAGCACCACTGCTCTTGCTTCCCTTAACTTGGCCGTTGAA GGACATCAGTTAGTAGTAGTCGAAGCCGACGGCAACTACGTCGCACCGTTCACCGTCAACGACATCGACATTTACTCCGGCGAAACCTATTCCGTTCTTCTCAAAACCAACGCACTTCCATCAAAGAAGTACTGGATCTCCGTCGGCGTCCGTGGCCGAGAACCAAAAACACCTCAAGCACTCACCGTGTTAAATTACGTCAACGCCACCGACTCACGCCCGTCTCATCCACCACCGGTGACTCCCACGTGGAACGACACAGAACGTAGCAAAAGCTTCTCCAAAAAAATCTTCGCCGCTAAAGGATACCCAAAACCGCCGGAGAAATCGCACGACCAGCTCATCCTCCTCAACACGCAGAACCGATACGAAGACTACACGAAATGGTCCATCAACAACGTCTCGTTAACCGTACCGACGACGCCGTACCTCGGTTCAATCAGATACGGTTTAACATCTGCGTACGATTTAAAATCTCCGGCTAAGAAGTTCACGGCTGATGGTTACGATATCATGAAACCTCCGGCGAATCCTAACACCACGAAAGGTAGTGGGATCTACAGTTTCCCGCTAGGTATCGTCGTCGACGTGATTCTACAAAACGCTAACGTTTTGAAAGGTGTTGTCAGTGAGATGCACCCGTGGCATATACACGGTCAcgatttttgggttttgggttaCGGAGATGGGAAATTTAAACCAGGGGTTGATGAGAAGACGTATAATTCGAAGAACCCTCCGTTACGGAACACGGTGGTTTTGTATCCGTATGGATGGACGGCGTTGAGGTTTGTAACGGATAATCCTGGGGTTTGGTTTTTTCATTGTCATAATGAACCGCATTTGCATATGGGTATGGGTGTGGTTTTCGCTGAGGGAGTAAACCGGATTGGTAAGATGGATATACCGGATGAGGCGCTTGGTTGTGGATTAACCAGGAAATGGCTCATGAACCGGGGACGTCCTTAG
- the LOC104736192 gene encoding ETHYLENE INSENSITIVE 3-like 2 protein, with protein sequence MYNNNNNRGLFRGLVCSPVTPFTEGDVCSDRHNAVCDDDACSDEEMEIEELEKKIWRDKQRLKQLREVAKSGGLGKKLLMNQQHHGDDLLQQSSKRAMYKAQDGILKYMSKTVERYKAQGFVYGIVLENGKTVTGSSDNLREWWKDKVRFDRNGLAAIMKHQRDINLSDVSDLGTDVGDCTAHKLLELQDTTLGALLSALMPNCKPPQRRFPLDKGVTPPWWPTGKEDWWNQLSLPQDCRGLPPPYKKPHDLKKLWKVGVLIAVIRHMASDISNIPNLVRRSRSLQEKMTSREGALWLAALNQEKANVDQMQNPFTFSRENNNACNFPVPGTGDRDVLFPESANYDVDQGIGGGSHRFNQQYPEVDNNFNCVYKRKFEGDLGISMLPTILTCENSLCPYSQPHMGFHDRNLRENHQMTCPYKVTSFYQPTKTYGMSGSMVPCPDYNRMQQHQVQRIQDQYNPSNNLYRPKVEQRGGNSDDLVGDMSPSPLMLNHNPGLALPSDFNGHAETVGMVNKLQNQEQELPTSWLQ encoded by the coding sequence atgtataacaacaacaacaatagagGGCTTTTCAGGGGTTTAGTTTGTAGCCCGGTGACTCCATTTACCGAGGGAGATGTGTGTTCTGATAGGCATAATGCTGTGTGCGACGACGATGCGTGTAGTGATGAAGAAATGGAAATAGAGGAGCTTGAGAAGAAGATCTGGAGAGACAAACAGCGTTTAAAGCAGCTCAGGGAGGTGGCCAAGAGCGGGGGGTTAGGGAAAAAGTTGTTGATGAACCAGCAGCATCATGGTGATGATCTTCTACAGCAGTCGAGTAAGAGAGCCATGTACAAGGCTCAAGATGGGATCTTGAAGTACATGTCTAAGACAGTGGAGCGTTACAAAGCTCAAGGTTTCGTTTACGGGATTGTGTTAGAGAACGGGAAAACTGTGACGGGGTCTTCTGATAATCTCCGTGAATGGTGGAAAGACAAAGTGAGGTTTGATAGGAACGGATTGGCTGCTATCATGAAGCATCAAAGGGACATCAATCTTTCTGATGTAAGTGATTTAGGGACCGACGTTGGGGATTGTACAGCGCATAAGTTGCTTGAGCTTCAAGATACAACTCTTGGTGCTCTCTTGTCAGCGTTGATGCCTAACTGCAAGCCTCCTCAGAGACGTTTTCCTCTGGATAAAGGCGTGACACCGCCTTGGTGGCCAACAGGTAAAGAAGATTGGTGGAATCAACTGTCCTTACCTCAGGATTGTCGAGGActtcctcctccttacaagaAGCCTCACGATCTCAAGAAGCTGTGGAAGGTTGGTGTTTTGATTGCTGTGATCAGACATATGGCTTCTGACATTAGCAACATACCGAATCTCGTGAGACGGTCTAGAAGTTTGCAGGAGAAGATGACTTCAAGGGAAGGCGCTTTGTGGCTCGCTGCTCTTAACCAAGAAAAGGCTAATGTTGATCAAATGCAAAACCCTTTTACGTTCTCTAGAGAAAACAACAACGCTTGTAACTTCCCTGTCCCCGGAACTGGTGACAGGGATGTTTTGTTTCCTGAATCTGCAAATTATGATGTTGATCAAGGGATTGGTGGTGGATCTCATCGTTTCAATCAGCAGTATCCTGAAGTTGACAACAACTTCAACTGTGTTTACAAGAGGAAGTTTGAAGGAGATTTGGGGATATCAATGCTTCCAACAATCCTAACATGTGAGAACAGTCTCTGTCCTTATAGCCAACCACATATGGGATTTCATGACAGGAACTTGAGAGAGAATCACCAAATGACTTGTCCTTATAAAGTCACTTCCTTCTACCAACCCACTAAAACCTATGGTATGTCCGGTTCAATGGTTCCTTGTCCGGATTATAACCGGATGCAGCAGCATCAGGTTCAGAGAATTCAAGACCAGTATAATCCATCCAACAATCTCTACAGACCAAAGGTTGAACAAAGAGGAGGCAATAGCGATGACTTGGTTGGGGATATGAGCCCTTCTCCTTTGATGCTGAATCATAATCCTGGTTTAGCTTTACCTTCTGACTTCAATGGCCATGCGGAAACGGTAGGAATGGTGAACAAACTGCAGAATCAAGAGCAAGAATTGCCCACATCTTGGCTTCAGTAA
- the LOC104736191 gene encoding L-ascorbate oxidase-like, whose product MGLWWIVVVVAILAHTASAAVREYDWEVEYKYWWPDCKEGAVMTVNGQFPGPTIQAVAGDTIVVHLTNKLITEGLVIHWXXXXXLGSPWADGAAGVTQCAINPGETFTYNFTVEKPGTHFYHGHYGMQRSAGLYGSLIVDVAKGQKERLRYDGEFNLLLSDWWHEPIPSQELGLSSKPMRWIGEAQSILINGRGQFNCSLAAQFSNSTSLPMCTFKEGDQCAPQKLHVEPNKIYRIRLSSTTALASLNLAVQGHKLVVVEADGNYVTPFTTEDIDIYSGESYSVLLTTDQDPSQNYYISVGVRGRKPNTTQALTILNYVTAPASKLPSSPPPVTPRWDDFERSKNFSKKILSAMGSPPPPKKYRKRLILLNTQNLIDGYTKWAINNVSLMTPATPYLGSVKYNLKLGFNRKSPPKSYRFDYDIMNPPPFPNTTTGNGIYVFPFNVTVDVILQNSNVLKGVVSEIHPWHLHGHDFWVLGYGDGKFKPGVDEKTYNLKNPPLRNTAILYPYGWTALRFVTDNPGVWFFHCHIEPHLHMGMGVVFAEGLNRIGKIPDEALGCGLTKKFLMNRHRR is encoded by the exons ATGGgtttgtggtggatagtggtggtggtggctatCTTGGCTCACACGGCGTCTGCGGCCGTGAGAGAATATGATTGGGAGGTTGAGTACAAGTACTGGTGGCCGGACTGTAAAGAAGGCGCCGTCATGACCGTCAACGGTCAGTTTCCTGGCCCCACCATACAAGCCGTAGCCGGAGACACCATCGTCGTCCATCTCACCAACAAACTCATCACCGAAGGCCTTGTCATCCATTGGCNNNNNNNNNNNN AGTTGGGAAGTCCATGGGCAGATGGAGCAGCAGGAGTTACCCAATGTGCCATTAATCCTGGAGAGACTTTTACTTACAATTTCACTGTTGAGAAG CCGGGAACACACTTCTACCATGGACACTACGGCATGCAGAGATCAGCTGGGCTCTACGGATCGTTGATTGTGGATGTGGCTAAAGGACAGAAAGAGAGGCTGAGATACGATGGAGAGTTCAATCTCTTACTAAGTGACTGGTGGCATGAACCTATTCCATCCCAAGAACTCGGTCTTTCTTCCAAACCTATGCGCTGGATCGGTGAAGCTCAG AGCATATTGATAAATGGGAGGGGACAATTCAATTGTTCATTGGCGGCACAGTTTAGCAACAGCACATCATTACCAATGTGCACGTTTAAAGAAGGTGACCAGTGCGCACCACAGAAACTCCACGTGGAACCTAACAAGATTTACCGAATCAGACTCTCCAGCACCACCGCTCTTGCCTCCCTCAACTTGGCTGTTcag GGACACAAGCTCGTGGTGGTAGAAGCTGACGGCAACTACGTTACGCCGTTCACCACCGAGGACATCGACATATATTCAGGCGAGAGCTACTCCGTACTTCTCACCACCGATCAAGACCCTTCGCAGAACTATTACATCTCCGTCGGCGTACGCGGCCGCAAACCAAACACAACTCAGGCGCTCACTATATTAAATTACGTAACAGCCCCTGCTTCGAAACTCCCTTCTTCTCCTCCGCCGGTGACTCCACGGTGGGACGATTTCGAACGGAGCAAAAATTTCTCGAAGAAGATCCTCTCGGCGATGGGATCACCACCGCCGCCGAAGAAATATCGAAAACGTTTGATCCTCCTCAACACACAGAACCTAATCGACGGGTACACGAAATGGGCGATCAACAACGTATCTCTAATGACTCCGGCGACTCCGTATCTCGGTTCGGTTAAATACAATTTAAAACTCGGATTTAACCGGAAATCGCCGCCTAAAAGTTACCGGTTCGATTACGATATTATGAACCCGCCGCCGTTTCCTAACACCACTACTGGTAACGGGATATACGTTTTCCCGTTTAACGTAACGGTGGACGTGATTTTGCAAAACTCAAACGTTTTGAAAGGTGTGGTCAGTGAGATACATCCGTGGCATCTTCACGGCCACGATTTCTGGGTTTTGGGTTACGGGGATGGGAAATTTAAACCGGGGGTCGATGAGAAGACTTATAATTTGAAGAACCCGCCGTTACGGAATACGGCGATTTTGTATCCGTATGGATGGACGGCGTTAAGGTTTGTGACGGATAATCCTGGGGTTTGGTTTTTTCATTGTCATATTGAACCGCATTTGCATATGGGTATGGGTGTGGTTTTCGCCGAGGGATTAAACCGGATTGGTAAGATACCTGATGAGGCTTTGGGTTGTGGTTTAACCAAGAAATTCCTCATGAACCGGCATAGGCGTTAG
- the LOC104736193 gene encoding uncharacterized protein LOC104736193, whose amino-acid sequence MTFEKTQELTGENNSDGFLKNKDGHHLSEHPSIDTNDTSSSYSVDSQKPRLRPPPGTYVIEIRKDEIYRVPPPENAHRYEYLSRQKTNHSPCRRCFCYSLAALLILLLLAALAGGVLLLVYRPQKPQYSVSRVSVTGLNLTTSSPISPVIVVKLRAQNANGKLGLIYAIGNEAKVFYDGMELGNGKFTAFKQPPNNLTVITTVLKGLSIQLTKASRIGLTESQKKGEVPFGFKIKAPVKFKVGTVTTWPMTVTVDCKVTVDKLTASATVITENCDTVVNYMMS is encoded by the coding sequence atgaCCTTCGAGAAAACACAAGAACTGACCGGCGAGAACAACTCCGACGGTTTTCTAAAGAACAAAGACGGCCACCACCTATCAGAGCATCCGTCGATAGACACAAACGATACTTCTTCGAGCTACTCCGTCGATTCTCAGAAACCGAGGCTCAGGCCACCGCCTGGGACTTACGTCATCGAAATCCGTAAAGATGAGATTTACCGTGTTCCTCCGCCGGAAAATGCTCACCGTTACGAGTACCTCTCTCGTCAGAAAACAAACCATTCGCCTTGCCGGCGGTGTTTTTGTTATTCCCTCGCCGCTTtgctcatcctcctcctcctcgcaGCGCTCGCCGGCGGAGTCCTCCTTCTCGTTTACCGTCCGCAAAAGCCGCAATACTCCGTGAGTAGAGTCTCCGTCACCGGACTCAATCTGACGACATCGTCTCCTATCTCTCCGGTGATCGTTGTTAAGCTGCGAGCTCAGAACGCAAACGGCAAACTCGGTTTGATCTACGCTATAGGGAACGAGGCAAAGGTTTTTTACGACGGGATGGAACTTGGCAACGGCAAGTTCACGGCGTTTAAGCAGCCGCCGAATAATTTAACGGTGATTACGACGGTGTTAAAGGGTTTGAGTATCCAGTTAACGAAGGCGTCGCGTATAGGGTTGACGGAATCGCAGAAGAAAGGTGAAGTGCCGTTTGGGTTTAAAATCAAAGCGCCCGTTAAGTTTAAGGTTGGCACCGTTACGACGTGGCCGATGACCGTGACGGTGGATTGCAAAGTAACAGTGGATAAATTAACGGCATCAGCAACTGTGATAACGGAAAATTGCGATACAGTTGTGAATTATATGATGAgctaa
- the LOC104736194 gene encoding non-structural maintenance of chromosomes element 1 homolog codes for MVSLSWKHHTLIQALISRGPLKEREFYSIFTGVTGRNPGTVKKHFDKYLLEINKELSYVHFELKACRDQYDGQVCYGVVNNVSDDQSKLGTKYSVPQIAFFKGIIEAIAQDEAAQGCISGFDALNIRLENQISSEASSSQQQVPAAFKNFSMSQKEKTLDELVRDKWLCRTREGNIGLGIRSLLDLRSWFRNSAVPPCEVCNEAGVKADVCPSEGCAVRIHKYCLKQLLSQRDDKRCSGCGKQWPLGKVTKAEAVEEAMNDEEENETQATGPKSKRRRQHRSHEDPTENSASQASLASTSGANARRVTRSTAHLR; via the exons ATGGTATCGCTAAGCTGGAAGCACCATACGCTAATTCAGGCTTTGATTTCACGAGGTCCTCTCAAGGAGAGAGAATTTTATTCAATCTTCACCGGCGTCACCGGACGAAACCCAG GAACTGTTAAAAAGCATTTTGACAAGTACCTTCTTGAGATAAACAAGGAACTATCATATGTTCACTTTGAGTTGAAAGCTTGTAGAGATCAGTATGATGGCCAAGTTTGTTATGGAGTGGTTAACAATGTGTCTGATGACCAATCCAAACTCGGGACAAAGTATTCTGTGCCTCAGATTGCATTCTTTAAAGGCATT ATAGAAGCAATTGCACAGGATGAAGCTGCTCAAGGTTGCATATCGGGCTTTGATGCACTCAATATCCGATTGGAGAACCAG ATATCAAGTGAAGCCAGCAGCAGTCAACAGCAAGTCCCTGCTGCATTCAAGAACTTTTCAATGtcacaaaaggaaaaaactcTCGATGAACTTGTAAGGGACAAATGGCTGTGCCGCACAAGAGAGGGCAACATCGGACTTGGTATAAGATCTCTTCTTGACCTGCGCAGTTGGTTCAGGAACAGTGCTGTTCCTCCCTGTGAGGTCTGCAATGAAGCTGGAGTAAAG GCGGATGTGTGTCCAAGCGAAGGTTGCGCTGTCCGGATACACAAGTACTGCCTCAAACAATTGTTATCTCAAAGG GATGATAAACGTTGCTCAGGTTGTGGCAAGCAATGGCCTTTGGGTAAGGTTACAAAAGCAGAAGCGGTTGAAGAAGCAATgaatgatgaggaggaaaacgAGACCCAAGCCACAGGTCCAAAAtccaagagaagaagacaacataGGAGTCACGAAGACCCAACTGAAAACAGTGCTTCGCAAGCTTCTTTAGCTTCCACTAGTGGTGCAAATGCGAGAAGAGTAACCCGTAGTACTGCGCACTTGAGGTAA
- the LOC104736189 gene encoding L-ascorbate oxidase-like isoform X2, which produces MQRSAGLYGMLIVRSPKERLRYDGEFNLLLSDWWHQSIHAQELALSSRPMRWIGEPQSLLINGRGQFNCSQAAYFNKGGEKDVCTFKENDQCAPHTLRVEPNRVYRLRIASTTALASLNLAVEGHQLVVVEADGNYVAPFTVNDIDIYSGETYSVLLKTNALPSKKYWISVGVRGREPKTPQALTVLNYVNATDSRPSHPPPVTPTWNDTERSKSFSKKIFAAKGYPKPPEKSHDQLILLNTQNRYEDYTKWSINNVSLTVPTTPYLGSIRYGLTSAYDLKSPAKKFTADGYDIMKPPANPNTTKGSGIYSFPLGIVVDVILQNANVLKGVVSEMHPWHIHGHDFWVLGYGDGKFKPGVDEKTYNSKNPPLRNTVVLYPYGWTALRFVTDNPGVWFFHCHNEPHLHMGMGVVFAEGVNRIGKMDIPDEALGCGLTRKWLMNRGRP; this is translated from the exons ATGCAGCGATCAGCGGGACTATACGGAATGTTGATAGTGAGATCACCCAAAGAGAGGTTACGTTACGATGGAGAGTTTAATCTGCTGCTTAGCGACTGGTGGCACCAAAGCATTCACGCGCAAGAACTCGCTCTTTCTTCTCGTCCTATGCGTTGGATCGGCGAACCACAAAGCTTGTTGATCAATGGAAGAGGACAGTTCAATTGCTCACAAGCGGCCTATTTTAACAAAGGAGGAGAAAAAGATGTGTGCACCTTTAAAGAAAATGACCAGTGTGCACCTCATACTCTACGGGTCGAGCCCAATAGAGTTTACCGTCTTAGAATCGCTAGCACCACTGCTCTTGCTTCCCTTAACTTGGCCGTTGAA GGACATCAGTTAGTAGTAGTCGAAGCCGACGGCAACTACGTCGCACCGTTCACCGTCAACGACATCGACATTTACTCCGGCGAAACCTATTCCGTTCTTCTCAAAACCAACGCACTTCCATCAAAGAAGTACTGGATCTCCGTCGGCGTCCGTGGCCGAGAACCAAAAACACCTCAAGCACTCACCGTGTTAAATTACGTCAACGCCACCGACTCACGCCCGTCTCATCCACCACCGGTGACTCCCACGTGGAACGACACAGAACGTAGCAAAAGCTTCTCCAAAAAAATCTTCGCCGCTAAAGGATACCCAAAACCGCCGGAGAAATCGCACGACCAGCTCATCCTCCTCAACACGCAGAACCGATACGAAGACTACACGAAATGGTCCATCAACAACGTCTCGTTAACCGTACCGACGACGCCGTACCTCGGTTCAATCAGATACGGTTTAACATCTGCGTACGATTTAAAATCTCCGGCTAAGAAGTTCACGGCTGATGGTTACGATATCATGAAACCTCCGGCGAATCCTAACACCACGAAAGGTAGTGGGATCTACAGTTTCCCGCTAGGTATCGTCGTCGACGTGATTCTACAAAACGCTAACGTTTTGAAAGGTGTTGTCAGTGAGATGCACCCGTGGCATATACACGGTCAcgatttttgggttttgggttaCGGAGATGGGAAATTTAAACCAGGGGTTGATGAGAAGACGTATAATTCGAAGAACCCTCCGTTACGGAACACGGTGGTTTTGTATCCGTATGGATGGACGGCGTTGAGGTTTGTAACGGATAATCCTGGGGTTTGGTTTTTTCATTGTCATAATGAACCGCATTTGCATATGGGTATGGGTGTGGTTTTCGCTGAGGGAGTAAACCGGATTGGTAAGATGGATATACCGGATGAGGCGCTTGGTTGTGGATTAACCAGGAAATGGCTCATGAACCGGGGACGTCCTTAG
- the LOC104736189 gene encoding L-ascorbate oxidase-like isoform X3, with protein sequence MAVTMWWLLLLITVVVVAFHSASASVIESTWEVEYKYWWPDCKEGIVMAINGQFPGPTIDAVAGDTAIIHVVNKLSTEGVVIHWHGIRQYGTPWADGAAGVTQCPINPGETFTYKFIVDKAGTHFYHGHYGMQRSAGLYGMLIVRSPKERLRYDGEFNLLLSDWWHQSIHAQELALSSRPMRWIGEPQSLLINGRGQFNCSQAAYFNKGGEKDVCTFKENDQCAPHTLRVEPNRVYRLRIASTTALASLNLAVEGHQLVVVEADGNYVAPFTVNDIDIYSGETYSVLLKTNALPSKKYWISVGVRGREPKTPQALTVLNYVNATDSRPSHPPPVTPTWNDTERSKSFSKKIFAAKGYPKPPEKSHDQLILLNTQNRYEDYTKWSINNVSLTVPTTPYLGSIRYGLTSAYDLKSPAKKFTADGYDIMKPPANPNTTKGSGIYSFPLGIVVDVILQNANVLKGVVSEMHPWHIHGHDFWVLGYGDGKFKPGVDEKTYNSKNPPLRNTVVLYPYGWTALRFVTDNPGVWFFHCHNEPHLHMGMGVVFAEGVNRIGKMDIPDEALGCGLTRKWLMNRGRP encoded by the exons CTCAGTAATAGAATCAACATGGGAGGTTGAATATAAGTACTGGTGGCCAGATTGTAAAGAAGGCATCGTTATGGCCATCAACGGCCAGTTTCCGGGGCCAACGATAGACGCCGTCGCCGGAGACACTGCCATCATCCACGTCGTTAACAAACTCTCAACCGAAGGCGTTGTTATCCATTGGCACGGCATACGTCAG TATGGGACGCCATGGGCAGATGGAGCAGCGGGTGTGACACAGTGTCCTATTAACCCTGGCGAAACTTTCACTTACAAGTTCATTGTCGATAAG GCGGGAACACATTTCTACCATGGACACTATGGGATGCAGCGATCAGCGGGACTATACGGAATGTTGATAGTGAGATCACCCAAAGAGAGGTTACGTTACGATGGAGAGTTTAATCTGCTGCTTAGCGACTGGTGGCACCAAAGCATTCACGCGCAAGAACTCGCTCTTTCTTCTCGTCCTATGCGTTGGATCGGCGAACCACAAAGCTTGTTGATCAATGGAAGAGGACAGTTCAATTGCTCACAAGCGGCCTATTTTAACAAAGGAGGAGAAAAAGATGTGTGCACCTTTAAAGAAAATGACCAGTGTGCACCTCATACTCTACGGGTCGAGCCCAATAGAGTTTACCGTCTTAGAATCGCTAGCACCACTGCTCTTGCTTCCCTTAACTTGGCCGTTGAA GGACATCAGTTAGTAGTAGTCGAAGCCGACGGCAACTACGTCGCACCGTTCACCGTCAACGACATCGACATTTACTCCGGCGAAACCTATTCCGTTCTTCTCAAAACCAACGCACTTCCATCAAAGAAGTACTGGATCTCCGTCGGCGTCCGTGGCCGAGAACCAAAAACACCTCAAGCACTCACCGTGTTAAATTACGTCAACGCCACCGACTCACGCCCGTCTCATCCACCACCGGTGACTCCCACGTGGAACGACACAGAACGTAGCAAAAGCTTCTCCAAAAAAATCTTCGCCGCTAAAGGATACCCAAAACCGCCGGAGAAATCGCACGACCAGCTCATCCTCCTCAACACGCAGAACCGATACGAAGACTACACGAAATGGTCCATCAACAACGTCTCGTTAACCGTACCGACGACGCCGTACCTCGGTTCAATCAGATACGGTTTAACATCTGCGTACGATTTAAAATCTCCGGCTAAGAAGTTCACGGCTGATGGTTACGATATCATGAAACCTCCGGCGAATCCTAACACCACGAAAGGTAGTGGGATCTACAGTTTCCCGCTAGGTATCGTCGTCGACGTGATTCTACAAAACGCTAACGTTTTGAAAGGTGTTGTCAGTGAGATGCACCCGTGGCATATACACGGTCAcgatttttgggttttgggttaCGGAGATGGGAAATTTAAACCAGGGGTTGATGAGAAGACGTATAATTCGAAGAACCCTCCGTTACGGAACACGGTGGTTTTGTATCCGTATGGATGGACGGCGTTGAGGTTTGTAACGGATAATCCTGGGGTTTGGTTTTTTCATTGTCATAATGAACCGCATTTGCATATGGGTATGGGTGTGGTTTTCGCTGAGGGAGTAAACCGGATTGGTAAGATGGATATACCGGATGAGGCGCTTGGTTGTGGATTAACCAGGAAATGGCTCATGAACCGGGGACGTCCTTAG